A stretch of Vannielia litorea DNA encodes these proteins:
- a CDS encoding sensor histidine kinase produces MAEPRPPRRPSLTSRVLGTVLAILLVGGLLVAGSIWWNTRAAARQGYDRILFGAASDIAESIRIQQGRPLVDLPVSAFELLAQAPDDRVYYAVLGPDGALITGLGAALSVAPPERGGAEARFFDAALDGEAARFVLVTRAFVERDFAGSVDVVVGQTLRARSAMTTALMLDALLPMAAAGLMLTLFAALVVRSALRPLDALVADLSSRDPYDLTPMPADTLPRELGVMLGAMNRFMGRLDGQVDAMRRLISDTAHQLRTPVAAIQVHSESAVQEVDEEARRRALARLLARTRSLRTLLDQLLSRALVVHRTDSVPRTRVDLREVALEVMERDDHAVLAPEAELRLEIGDVPVLVRADAFSLQEAAQNLLGNALRHGRPPVAIGATREGDRAVLWVEDSGTGPDAGVIARLGDRFNRTADSHEQGTGIGLSIVAKVASAFGGTVEMERTAAGFRAALVLPADQAEEEA; encoded by the coding sequence ATGGCTGAGCCGCGGCCTCCCAGACGCCCCAGCCTGACCTCCCGGGTGCTGGGCACTGTGCTGGCGATCCTGCTGGTGGGCGGGCTGCTGGTGGCGGGCTCGATCTGGTGGAACACACGGGCCGCCGCGCGGCAGGGCTATGACCGCATCCTCTTCGGCGCGGCGAGCGACATCGCCGAGTCGATCCGCATCCAGCAGGGCCGGCCGCTCGTGGACCTGCCGGTATCGGCCTTCGAGCTGCTCGCGCAGGCGCCCGACGACCGGGTCTATTACGCCGTGCTGGGGCCGGACGGGGCGCTGATCACCGGCCTCGGGGCCGCGCTTTCGGTTGCGCCGCCCGAGCGCGGCGGGGCGGAAGCCCGCTTCTTCGATGCCGCGCTCGACGGCGAGGCGGCGCGGTTCGTGCTGGTTACGCGCGCCTTCGTGGAGCGCGACTTCGCCGGCTCGGTCGATGTGGTGGTGGGCCAGACCCTGCGCGCCCGCAGCGCCATGACCACCGCACTCATGCTCGACGCGCTGCTGCCGATGGCCGCCGCGGGCCTGATGCTGACCCTGTTTGCCGCGCTCGTCGTCCGCTCCGCCCTGCGCCCGCTCGATGCGCTCGTGGCCGATCTCTCCAGCCGCGACCCCTACGACCTGACGCCGATGCCCGCCGACACCCTGCCCCGCGAGCTGGGTGTCATGCTGGGCGCGATGAACCGGTTCATGGGGCGGCTCGACGGCCAGGTCGACGCGATGCGCCGGCTGATCTCGGACACCGCGCACCAGCTGCGCACGCCGGTGGCCGCGATCCAGGTGCACAGCGAGAGCGCGGTGCAGGAGGTGGACGAGGAGGCGCGCCGCCGCGCCCTCGCCCGCCTGCTCGCCCGCACCCGCTCGCTGCGCACCCTGCTCGACCAGCTCCTGAGCCGCGCGCTGGTGGTGCACCGGACCGACAGCGTGCCGCGCACCCGCGTCGACCTGCGCGAGGTGGCGCTGGAGGTGATGGAGCGCGACGACCACGCGGTGCTGGCCCCCGAGGCGGAGCTGCGGCTGGAGATCGGGGATGTACCGGTGCTGGTGCGGGCCGATGCGTTTTCGCTCCAGGAGGCGGCGCAGAACCTTCTGGGCAATGCCCTCAGGCACGGGCGGCCGCCGGTGGCGATCGGGGCCACGCGCGAGGGCGACCGCGCGGTGCTCTGGGTGGAGGACAGCGGCACGGGGCCGGATGCCGGGGTGATCGCCCGGCTGGGCGACCGGTTCAACCGCACCGCCGACAGCCACGAACAGGGCACGGGGATCGGGCTTTCGATCGTGGCCAAGGTGGCGAGCGCCTTTGGCGGCACGGTCGAGATGGAACGGACCGCCGCGGGCTTCCGTGCCGCGCTGGTGCTGCCCGCTGACCAGGCGGAGGAGGAGGCATGA
- a CDS encoding response regulator transcription factor, which translates to MRILMVEDAGDLAEGVVAHLARSGIVCDLAPTLEDARDCRAVQRYDAMILDINLPDGSGLALLREVRAEADRVPVLMLTALSSVEDRIAALDQGADDYLGKPFDQRELEARLRALVRREADRKEETITLGPLSYAPRDRSARLDGAQLDLTRREAALLDMLIRHAGQYLSKARLYDSLYGFEDADVGVNAIELYIARLRKKVAGSGVSITTQRGVGYRIGLDG; encoded by the coding sequence ATGCGGATACTGATGGTGGAGGATGCGGGCGACCTGGCCGAGGGGGTCGTGGCCCATCTGGCGCGCTCGGGCATCGTCTGCGATCTCGCGCCCACGCTGGAGGACGCGCGCGACTGCCGCGCGGTGCAGCGCTACGACGCGATGATCCTCGACATCAACCTGCCCGACGGCTCGGGGCTGGCGCTCCTGCGGGAGGTGCGGGCCGAGGCCGACCGCGTGCCGGTGCTCATGCTCACCGCCCTCTCCTCGGTGGAGGACCGCATCGCCGCGCTCGACCAGGGTGCCGACGACTACCTCGGCAAGCCCTTCGACCAGCGCGAACTGGAGGCCCGGCTGCGCGCCCTCGTGCGCCGCGAGGCCGACCGCAAGGAAGAGACCATCACCCTCGGGCCGCTGAGCTACGCCCCGCGCGACCGCTCGGCCCGGCTCGACGGCGCCCAGCTCGACCTCACCCGCCGCGAGGCCGCCCTGCTCGACATGCTGATCCGCCATGCGGGGCAGTACCTGTCGAAGGCACGGCTCTACGACTCGCTCTACGGCTTCGAGGATGCCGACGTGGGGGTGAACGCGATCGAGCTCTACATCGCCCGGCTGCGCAAGAAGGTGGCGGGCTCGGGCGTGAGCATCACCACCCAGCGCGGCGTGGGCTACCGGATCGGGCTGGATGGCTGA
- a CDS encoding Bug family tripartite tricarboxylate transporter substrate binding protein — protein MKTSFIRAALAVAALGVAGTAHAESHGFMPENPECIAPANPGGGWDFTCRQVGKSLQDIGLIDKTMQVVNLAGGGGGVAYAEVVNKRNDSNDLIVAASTATATRLAQGAYPGNTMDQVRWLASVGADYGVIAVAADSEITTLPQLLDAIKTDPGSISVAGGSAVGGWDHLKVLIAANAYGIEDVRSVKYIAFDGGGEAVTQLLAGSVQAFTGDISEAKGFVDSGDIKVIAVLSPERLGGEFADFPTAREQGVEAIGANWRGFYAPGGMSDEAYDAWVAAIGTLYASDEWKAIMETNGLAPLDLQGAEFEQFVAESVAQIESISREIGIIK, from the coding sequence ATGAAAACGTCTTTCATCCGCGCGGCGCTCGCCGTGGCGGCTCTTGGTGTCGCCGGTACGGCCCATGCCGAGAGCCATGGCTTCATGCCCGAGAACCCCGAGTGCATCGCCCCCGCCAACCCGGGCGGCGGCTGGGACTTCACCTGCCGGCAGGTCGGCAAGTCGCTTCAGGACATCGGCCTGATCGACAAGACCATGCAGGTCGTCAACCTCGCCGGTGGCGGCGGTGGCGTGGCCTATGCCGAGGTGGTCAACAAGCGCAACGACAGCAATGACCTGATCGTTGCCGCCTCGACCGCAACCGCCACCCGCCTGGCCCAGGGCGCCTATCCGGGCAACACGATGGACCAGGTCCGCTGGCTCGCCTCCGTGGGCGCCGACTACGGCGTGATCGCCGTGGCCGCCGACAGCGAGATCACCACGCTGCCGCAGCTGCTCGACGCCATCAAGACCGACCCGGGCTCGATCTCCGTGGCCGGCGGCTCCGCCGTGGGCGGCTGGGATCACCTCAAGGTGCTGATCGCGGCCAACGCCTATGGCATCGAGGATGTGCGCTCGGTCAAGTACATCGCCTTCGACGGCGGCGGCGAGGCCGTGACCCAGCTGCTGGCCGGCTCCGTGCAGGCCTTCACCGGCGACATCTCCGAGGCCAAGGGCTTCGTGGACTCCGGCGACATCAAGGTGATCGCGGTTCTCTCGCCCGAGCGTCTGGGCGGCGAGTTCGCCGACTTCCCGACCGCCCGCGAGCAGGGCGTGGAAGCCATCGGCGCCAACTGGCGCGGGTTCTATGCCCCCGGCGGCATGTCCGACGAGGCCTATGACGCCTGGGTTGCCGCCATCGGCACCCTCTACGCCTCCGACGAGTGGAAGGCGATCATGGAGACCAACGGCCTTGCCCCGCTCGACCTGCAGGGCGCCGAGTTCGAGCAGTTCGTGGCCGAGTCGGTCGCGCAGATCGAATCGATCTCCAGGGAAATCGGCATCATCAAGTGA
- a CDS encoding tripartite tricarboxylate transporter permease codes for MDLWANLYSGFEIALTWQNLGLALLGCFLGTIMGALPGLGPSNGVAILIPLAFTLGLDATSSLILLTSVYYGAMYGGRISSILLNIPGDEPAMMTCLDGYPMARKGQAGEALALSGIASFVGAFLATWGLILLAPQLVKLALLFGPAEYFALFALAFATLGGVSSTNQAKSAFAAMLGLGLAMVGVDTQTGVPRLTFGEVHLYDGLDFLVAIVGLFALSEVFVFLEHRHGNADAEESKVKVGRLVPPLKMITSTIPTMLRTSFLGFLAGVLPGAGASLGSFISYSMEKKLVDKQGTFGTGDPRGVAAPEAGNNAAAGGALVPMLALGVPGSGTTAVLLAVLLSLNITPGPLLFQNNPDVVWGLIAALFIGNLMLLAMNIPMVGLFTRVLLIPPRILMPVVAMVSFVGIYGISGSSFDLLVMIAFGVAGWLLRKLDVPLVPVILGTLLGNTMENNLRRAVTIDNGNWWTLIDSPLAITLWAIAIAGFILPIFVGKIVKARMVRRDEEGSLSD; via the coding sequence ATGGACCTCTGGGCAAACCTCTATTCCGGCTTCGAGATCGCACTGACCTGGCAGAACCTCGGTCTCGCGCTTCTGGGCTGCTTTCTCGGCACCATCATGGGCGCGCTGCCGGGCCTCGGCCCCTCCAACGGCGTGGCCATCCTGATCCCGCTGGCCTTCACCCTCGGGCTCGACGCGACCTCCTCGCTGATCCTGCTCACCTCGGTCTACTACGGCGCCATGTACGGCGGGCGGATCTCTTCGATCCTGCTGAACATCCCCGGCGACGAGCCCGCGATGATGACCTGTCTCGACGGCTACCCGATGGCCCGCAAGGGGCAGGCGGGCGAGGCGCTTGCGCTCTCCGGCATCGCCAGCTTCGTCGGCGCATTTCTCGCCACCTGGGGGCTGATCCTTCTGGCGCCCCAGCTGGTGAAACTGGCGCTGCTCTTCGGCCCGGCCGAGTACTTCGCCCTCTTCGCGCTGGCCTTCGCCACGCTGGGCGGGGTCTCCTCGACCAACCAGGCCAAATCGGCCTTCGCCGCCATGCTCGGTCTCGGCCTCGCCATGGTCGGGGTCGACACGCAGACCGGCGTGCCGCGCCTCACCTTCGGCGAGGTGCACCTCTATGACGGCCTCGATTTCCTCGTCGCCATTGTCGGCCTCTTCGCGCTCTCGGAGGTCTTCGTCTTTCTCGAGCACCGCCACGGCAACGCGGATGCCGAGGAGAGCAAGGTCAAGGTCGGCCGCCTTGTGCCGCCGCTGAAGATGATCACCAGCACCATCCCCACCATGCTGCGCACCTCCTTCCTGGGCTTCCTGGCGGGCGTGCTGCCCGGCGCGGGTGCCTCGCTGGGCAGCTTCATCAGCTACTCGATGGAGAAGAAGCTGGTCGACAAGCAAGGCACCTTCGGCACCGGCGACCCGCGCGGCGTGGCCGCTCCCGAGGCGGGCAACAACGCCGCCGCCGGTGGCGCGCTGGTGCCCATGCTGGCGCTCGGCGTGCCAGGATCGGGCACCACCGCCGTGCTGCTCGCGGTGCTGCTGTCGCTCAACATCACCCCCGGCCCGCTGCTCTTCCAGAACAACCCCGACGTGGTCTGGGGCCTTATCGCCGCCCTCTTCATCGGCAACCTGATGCTGCTGGCGATGAACATCCCCATGGTGGGCCTCTTCACCCGCGTCCTGCTGATCCCGCCGCGCATCCTGATGCCGGTGGTGGCCATGGTCAGCTTTGTCGGGATCTACGGCATCTCCGGCTCCAGCTTCGACCTGCTGGTGATGATCGCCTTCGGCGTGGCCGGCTGGCTGCTGCGCAAGCTCGACGTGCCGCTGGTGCCGGTGATCCTCGGCACGCTCTTGGGCAACACCATGGAGAACAACCTGCGCCGCGCGGTCACCATCGACAACGGCAACTGGTGGACCCTGATCGACAGCCCGCTGGCGATCACCCTCTGGGCCATCGCCATCGCCGGCTTCATCCTGCCGATCTTCGTCGGCAAGATCGTGAAGGCGCGGATGGTGCGGCGCGACGAAGAGGGCTCCCTGTCGGACTGA
- a CDS encoding biopolymer transporter ExbD, with amino-acid sequence MLASRLAAQRHRRRPDFGLAQVNIVLLLVLFFLVVGTIVETDELAVDLAETTELPLERLPRPLLLIDGEGNWSLDGAPLGEAAVVEALRAPPPEGQPNAVYILAPRDMAADRLLRAMQVLLPAGRTVKLVTLKAGGP; translated from the coding sequence ATGCTTGCCTCCCGGCTCGCCGCCCAGCGCCATCGCCGCCGCCCCGATTTCGGGCTGGCGCAGGTGAACATCGTGCTGCTGCTGGTGCTCTTCTTCCTGGTGGTCGGCACGATCGTGGAGACCGACGAGCTGGCCGTCGACCTGGCGGAGACCACCGAGCTGCCGCTGGAGCGCTTGCCGCGCCCGCTGCTGCTGATCGACGGCGAGGGCAACTGGTCGCTCGATGGTGCGCCCCTGGGCGAGGCCGCGGTGGTGGAGGCGCTGCGCGCGCCGCCGCCCGAGGGTCAGCCCAACGCGGTCTACATTCTCGCCCCGCGCGACATGGCCGCCGATCGGCTGCTGCGGGCGATGCAGGTGCTGCTGCCGGCGGGCCGCACCGTGAAGCTGGTGACGCTGAAGGCGGGCGGGCCATGA
- a CDS encoding ExbD/TolR family protein translates to MAGKTVIGGPMPHATGLSGGAGHAGGATAIGSSGSRPGDVYLPDTRGDRKAPFALTPLADVMFQLLIFFMLSTSLAPYSLITLGTPAAPAGKSAAPDSAPGGGASSIVIWHVGRGELRAGSAVLPLDALPQLIPALKERGLEEILLFTTPVATTQDVATVIEAIRVGEVARLRLIGKPGL, encoded by the coding sequence GTGGCGGGCAAGACGGTCATCGGCGGGCCGATGCCCCATGCCACCGGGCTCTCGGGCGGGGCGGGCCACGCGGGCGGAGCGACCGCCATCGGCAGCTCGGGCAGCCGCCCCGGCGATGTCTACCTGCCCGACACCCGCGGCGACCGGAAGGCGCCCTTTGCCCTCACCCCGCTGGCCGACGTGATGTTCCAGCTGCTGATCTTCTTCATGCTCTCGACCTCGCTTGCGCCCTATTCGCTGATCACGCTGGGCACACCTGCCGCCCCCGCCGGCAAGAGCGCCGCGCCCGACAGCGCGCCGGGCGGCGGGGCCTCGAGCATCGTCATCTGGCATGTCGGGCGGGGCGAATTGCGGGCGGGGTCCGCCGTGCTGCCGCTCGACGCGCTGCCGCAGCTGATCCCGGCGCTGAAGGAGCGCGGGCTGGAGGAGATCCTGCTGTTCACCACGCCCGTCGCCACCACGCAGGACGTGGCCACGGTGATCGAGGCGATCCGGGTGGGCGAGGTGGCCAGGCTGCGGCTCATCGGAAAGCCGGGGCTGTGA
- a CDS encoding MotA/TolQ/ExbB proton channel family protein, whose amino-acid sequence MDAYLPEGLNGYAWAILAVLAGASLVALTVALFKVFQFMRLGVGRRRLPGQIVEKYLRGDGDGALALAEKRNTSAVRVLFAALSALRSNPGDRDFARELATQTALDELALMGRRMNALEAVVQAAPMLGLLGTVVGMIEAFGRLSRAEGAVDPSVLAGGIWTALITTAAGLAIAIFFYFISLWLEGRIARERETLERLISTVLHGRVETRPGKTIV is encoded by the coding sequence ATGGACGCCTACTTGCCTGAAGGGCTGAACGGCTACGCCTGGGCTATTCTGGCGGTTCTCGCGGGGGCCTCGCTGGTGGCGCTCACCGTGGCGCTGTTCAAGGTTTTCCAGTTCATGCGGCTGGGCGTGGGCCGGCGCCGGCTGCCCGGCCAGATCGTTGAAAAATACCTGCGCGGCGATGGCGACGGCGCGCTGGCCCTGGCCGAAAAGCGCAACACCTCCGCCGTGCGGGTGCTCTTTGCCGCGCTCTCGGCGCTGCGCTCCAACCCCGGCGACCGCGACTTTGCCCGCGAACTCGCCACCCAGACCGCGCTCGACGAGCTGGCGCTGATGGGCCGGCGGATGAACGCGCTGGAGGCAGTGGTTCAGGCGGCGCCGATGCTGGGGCTGCTGGGCACCGTGGTGGGCATGATCGAGGCCTTCGGCAGGCTCTCCCGCGCCGAGGGGGCGGTGGACCCAAGCGTTCTGGCAGGCGGGATCTGGACCGCGCTCATCACCACGGCGGCGGGCCTTGCCATCGCGATCTTCTTCTATTTCATCTCGCTCTGGCTCGAGGGCCGCATCGCCCGCGAGCGCGAGACGCTGGAGCGCCTGATATCGACCGTGTTGCACGGGCGGGTGGAGACCCGGCCGGGCAAGACGATCGTCTGA
- a CDS encoding DUF1036 domain-containing protein translates to MSRRLLSRNAAFIAVACAATLVGSGRAEAEFAVCNQSFDVINVAIGQLVDSQFQTEGWWTIGTNQCANVIKEELSNRYIYVYATDVFGQPILDGSVSMCIGAKAFEIEGIESCWERGHRAAMFHEVDTQATVRWTLFITPPGGG, encoded by the coding sequence ATGTCGCGCAGATTGTTATCGAGAAACGCCGCCTTCATTGCCGTTGCCTGCGCCGCAACCCTCGTCGGATCGGGCCGCGCGGAGGCCGAATTTGCCGTCTGCAACCAGAGTTTCGATGTCATCAACGTGGCGATCGGGCAGCTTGTTGACAGCCAGTTCCAGACCGAGGGCTGGTGGACCATCGGCACCAACCAATGCGCCAATGTCATCAAGGAAGAGCTCTCCAACCGCTACATCTATGTCTACGCCACCGACGTCTTCGGCCAGCCGATTCTGGATGGCTCGGTTTCCATGTGCATCGGCGCCAAGGCCTTCGAGATCGAGGGGATCGAAAGCTGCTGGGAGCGCGGCCACCGCGCCGCGATGTTCCACGAGGTCGATACCCAGGCCACCGTGCGCTGGACTCTCTTCATCACTCCGCCGGGCGGCGGCTGA
- a CDS encoding caspase family protein, with the protein MATAPETRTFSKTLAQAGLGFRSATALVGDVARKAGLTRAARSAPLALVFVTAATLTAEAKRVALVVGNADYDNVYALKNATNDAQDLAAALERLDFEVTLLTDATEADFWSRLDTFAASAAEAESAMFFFSGHAFQLGGANYLVPKDATLASKEAIENETWRLDEIVKRLSAKNRQTLIFLDACRNNPLPESLRGGAEGLAQMEKGSGTFVAFATQPNNVTSDGAGENSPFTQALLNHIEEPGISVSDLMIRVRNDVESETFGRQTPWDQSSLRAQFYFNPQVEQTAELTDADYELIAALDPETRKRLLAALGNSGTNIVIEDVEEEVEEIVEAVAIVDIVDVPDENTPTETPGKATGDTVVASNEADTATGADSAVVVIGGDQAPERVAAGGETETADPTGDATTVVASNEAQRTEGTVGAERVTGTEVAGAERVTGSEVTGTEVAGAERVTGTEVTGAESTGTDVAAAVPADPNGSRTKVIGPDGEEREAVILAGLAPTRSLEPSTAEPRSRVVGQEIERDSEEARAAGVAPEAPKLTGKDLAMAVQTELSRLGCYRMAIDGDWGKGSRVSLFRYYAARAIATDQLEPTNSLLRRLEADDEVACKAVQQVASKKASQAITQVRKAAATKRQAAPTKAAASSSSKKRIQGNTTTVRTKSGGTKKTVTKKLRAGVFR; encoded by the coding sequence ATGGCGACTGCGCCCGAAACCCGAACCTTCTCCAAAACTCTTGCCCAGGCGGGGCTCGGCTTCAGGTCGGCGACCGCGCTCGTGGGGGATGTCGCCCGCAAGGCGGGCCTCACCCGCGCCGCCCGCAGCGCGCCGCTCGCCCTGGTCTTCGTCACCGCCGCCACCCTGACCGCCGAGGCCAAGCGCGTGGCCCTGGTGGTCGGCAACGCCGATTACGACAACGTCTACGCCCTGAAGAACGCCACCAACGACGCGCAGGATCTCGCCGCCGCGCTGGAGCGGCTCGATTTCGAGGTCACCCTGCTGACCGACGCCACCGAGGCCGATTTCTGGAGCCGGCTCGATACCTTCGCCGCCTCCGCCGCAGAGGCCGAGAGCGCCATGTTCTTCTTCTCGGGCCATGCGTTCCAGCTGGGCGGCGCCAACTATCTCGTGCCCAAGGACGCCACCCTCGCCTCGAAGGAAGCCATCGAGAACGAGACCTGGCGCCTCGACGAGATCGTCAAGCGGCTCTCGGCCAAGAACCGCCAGACCCTGATCTTCCTCGACGCCTGCCGCAACAACCCGCTGCCCGAGAGCCTGCGCGGCGGAGCCGAGGGCCTGGCGCAGATGGAGAAGGGCTCGGGCACCTTCGTGGCCTTCGCCACCCAGCCCAACAACGTCACCTCCGACGGGGCAGGGGAGAACTCGCCCTTCACCCAGGCCCTGCTGAACCACATCGAGGAGCCGGGCATCTCGGTCTCCGACCTGATGATCCGCGTCCGCAACGACGTGGAGAGCGAGACCTTCGGCCGCCAGACCCCCTGGGACCAGTCCTCGCTCCGCGCCCAGTTCTACTTCAACCCGCAGGTCGAGCAGACCGCGGAGCTGACCGACGCCGACTACGAGCTGATCGCCGCGCTCGACCCCGAGACCCGCAAGCGCCTGCTCGCGGCCCTGGGCAACTCGGGCACGAACATCGTGATCGAGGATGTCGAGGAGGAGGTCGAGGAGATCGTCGAGGCCGTGGCCATCGTCGATATCGTCGACGTGCCCGACGAGAACACGCCCACCGAGACCCCGGGCAAGGCCACCGGCGATACCGTCGTGGCCTCCAACGAGGCCGACACCGCCACCGGCGCCGACAGCGCCGTCGTGGTCATCGGCGGCGACCAGGCCCCCGAGCGGGTGGCCGCAGGCGGCGAGACCGAAACCGCGGATCCGACCGGCGACGCCACCACCGTGGTGGCCTCCAACGAGGCGCAGCGCACCGAGGGCACCGTGGGCGCCGAGCGTGTGACCGGCACCGAGGTCGCGGGCGCCGAGCGCGTCACCGGCTCCGAAGTGACGGGCACCGAAGTGGCCGGCGCCGAGCGCGTGACCGGCACCGAGGTCACCGGCGCCGAGAGCACCGGCACCGATGTGGCCGCCGCCGTGCCCGCCGACCCGAACGGCAGCCGCACCAAGGTGATCGGCCCCGACGGCGAGGAGCGCGAGGCGGTGATCCTCGCAGGTCTCGCCCCGACCCGTTCGCTCGAGCCCTCCACCGCCGAGCCGCGCAGCCGCGTGGTCGGCCAGGAGATCGAACGCGACAGCGAGGAGGCCCGCGCCGCCGGCGTGGCCCCCGAGGCCCCCAAACTCACCGGCAAGGATCTGGCGATGGCCGTGCAGACCGAGCTGAGCCGCCTGGGCTGCTACCGCATGGCGATCGACGGCGACTGGGGCAAGGGCTCCCGCGTGTCGCTGTTCCGCTACTATGCCGCCCGCGCCATCGCCACCGACCAGCTCGAGCCCACCAACTCGCTCCTGCGCAGGCTGGAGGCCGATGACGAGGTGGCCTGCAAGGCCGTGCAGCAGGTGGCCTCCAAGAAGGCCTCCCAGGCGATCACCCAGGTTCGCAAGGCCGCGGCGACCAAGCGCCAGGCCGCGCCGACCAAAGCCGCCGCCAGCTCCTCGAGCAAGAAGCGCATCCAGGGCAACACCACCACCGTCCGCACCAAGTCGGGCGGCACCAAGAAGACTGTGACCAAGAAACTTCGGGCCGGCGTGTTCCGCTGA
- a CDS encoding caspase family protein has product MVPVIAVFLRITRRRLRGAVLLLAALVALAGDPARAEGRVALVIGNAGYTALQPLANPVNDAKGIAAALERIGFEVTLVTDAPHDRLAPVVDAFAARAESAETVLFYYSGHAFQQNGRNLLVPADAALGAPEAFEAETWSFSDDIVARLSGEGRQTLFFLDACRTNPLPLSLRGAVGDGLAKPDTGTGSFVAFATQPGAVARDGLGVNSPFTLAMLKHMETPGISISDLMIAVRNEVVAETRETQVPWDQSSLRAQFYFVPVEEAGDELTEADLDAIGGLDEESIRNVIGALADNGVTLEILVVEDEPTEVADATPNPIVAIDEVEDPNQAATDPETGTGDEDTQVAMLDDTRSVGDDAPDDTGEATLADKVAAAEAVVAAAAARASTGPTEADLAAVELPGDLPLAIQQELSRTGCHRAVVDGIWGKVSRISLLRYYTAKGKVTAEEARAEPTELAYRRLALEPGVVCEGVVAAPVRTASASTGSKRTVVQKAAAPAAATTAPKTTTPRISSKPTTSSSGTRVPPKINRAKPGVFR; this is encoded by the coding sequence ATGGTCCCTGTGATCGCTGTGTTCCTGCGCATCACCCGCCGCCGCCTGCGCGGCGCGGTGCTGCTGCTTGCTGCGCTTGTCGCGCTTGCAGGCGATCCGGCCCGCGCCGAGGGCCGCGTGGCGCTGGTGATCGGCAACGCGGGCTACACCGCGCTTCAGCCGCTGGCCAACCCGGTGAACGACGCCAAGGGCATCGCCGCCGCGCTCGAGCGCATCGGCTTCGAGGTCACGCTTGTCACCGACGCCCCGCACGACCGGCTCGCGCCCGTGGTCGATGCCTTCGCCGCCCGCGCCGAAAGCGCCGAGACCGTGCTCTTCTACTACTCCGGCCATGCCTTCCAGCAGAACGGCCGCAACCTCCTGGTGCCGGCCGATGCCGCGCTCGGCGCCCCCGAGGCCTTCGAGGCCGAAACCTGGTCGTTCTCCGACGACATCGTCGCCCGGCTCTCCGGCGAGGGTCGGCAGACGCTCTTCTTCCTCGATGCCTGCCGGACCAACCCGCTGCCCCTGTCGCTGCGCGGCGCGGTGGGCGACGGGCTGGCCAAGCCCGACACCGGCACCGGCTCCTTCGTGGCCTTCGCCACCCAGCCCGGCGCCGTCGCCCGCGACGGTCTGGGCGTCAACAGCCCCTTCACCCTCGCCATGCTGAAGCACATGGAAACGCCGGGCATCTCGATCTCCGACCTGATGATCGCCGTGCGCAACGAGGTGGTCGCCGAGACCCGCGAGACCCAGGTGCCCTGGGACCAGTCCAGCCTGCGGGCGCAATTCTACTTCGTGCCGGTGGAGGAGGCGGGCGACGAGCTGACCGAGGCCGACCTCGACGCCATCGGCGGGCTCGACGAGGAGAGCATCCGCAACGTGATCGGCGCGCTCGCCGACAACGGCGTGACGCTCGAGATCCTCGTGGTCGAGGACGAGCCCACCGAGGTGGCCGATGCCACCCCCAACCCGATCGTCGCCATCGACGAGGTCGAGGACCCCAACCAGGCGGCCACCGACCCGGAGACGGGCACCGGCGACGAAGACACCCAGGTCGCCATGCTCGATGACACCCGCTCCGTCGGTGACGACGCCCCGGACGACACCGGCGAAGCCACCCTGGCCGACAAGGTCGCCGCCGCCGAGGCGGTGGTGGCCGCCGCCGCCGCCCGCGCCAGCACCGGCCCCACCGAGGCCGATCTCGCCGCCGTCGAGCTGCCCGGCGACCTGCCCCTCGCGATCCAGCAGGAGCTGTCGCGCACCGGCTGCCACCGCGCCGTGGTGGATGGCATCTGGGGCAAGGTCAGCCGCATCTCGCTGCTGCGCTACTACACCGCCAAGGGCAAGGTCACGGCAGAGGAGGCCCGCGCCGAGCCGACCGAGCTGGCCTATCGCCGCCTTGCGCTGGAGCCCGGCGTGGTGTGCGAGGGCGTGGTCGCCGCGCCGGTTCGCACCGCCTCGGCCAGCACCGGCAGCAAGCGCACCGTGGTGCAGAAGGCCGCCGCCCCCGCCGCGGCCACGACCGCGCCCAAGACCACCACGCCGCGCATCTCCAGCAAGCCCACCACCAGTTCCTCTGGCACCAGGGTGCCGCCCAAGATCAACCGCGCCAAGCCGGGAGTTTTTCGTTAA